Proteins encoded within one genomic window of Kibdelosporangium phytohabitans:
- the boxC gene encoding 2,3-epoxybenzoyl-CoA dihydrolase, whose product MDVSFDAHPSTYRHWKTRIEGVIAWLVLDVDETGGIVPGYELKLNSYDLGVDIELYDATQRLRFEHPEVRVVVLTSGKDKVFCAGANIRMLAASTHEWKVNFCKFTNETRNAMEDSAGQAYLAAVNGSCAGGGYELALACEHILLVDDNSSAVSLPEVPLLGVLPGTGGLTRVVDKRRVRKDLADVFATRPDGVKGKTALRWRLVDELAQPRRFEEATRARAAELAARSTRPRDARGVELTPLDRDITADGIRYEHVTAEYDQATSAVTITVRAPRTPAPAALSGLDASFWPLAVTRELDDLILRLRTNQPTLGTWILRTSGDAELLDGYEKLLAGHRHHWLADEILRYHKRVLKRLDVTSRSLIAVIEPDSCCAGMLAELAFAADRQYMLDGPPVGDEDSPARASITLTDANFGLLPMGNGISRLESRFYGHTDHVEWLRKETGRPLSPAEADELGLVTDIPDDIDWADEIRIAIEGRAALSPDACTGLEANLRFAGPETTETRIFGRLSAWQNWIFNRPNASGDEGALRRYGTGQKAIFDRKRV is encoded by the coding sequence ATGGACGTGTCCTTCGACGCACACCCCAGCACCTACCGGCACTGGAAGACGCGTATCGAAGGGGTGATCGCCTGGCTGGTACTCGACGTCGACGAGACCGGCGGCATCGTCCCCGGCTACGAGCTGAAACTGAACTCCTACGACCTCGGCGTGGACATCGAGCTCTACGACGCCACGCAACGACTGCGGTTCGAGCACCCCGAGGTCCGCGTAGTGGTCCTCACGAGCGGCAAGGACAAGGTGTTCTGCGCGGGCGCGAACATCCGGATGCTGGCCGCGTCCACGCACGAGTGGAAAGTCAACTTCTGCAAGTTCACCAACGAGACCCGCAACGCCATGGAGGACTCCGCCGGCCAGGCGTACCTGGCCGCGGTCAACGGCTCCTGCGCGGGCGGCGGGTACGAGCTCGCGCTGGCCTGCGAGCACATCCTGCTCGTCGACGACAACTCGTCGGCGGTGTCGTTGCCGGAAGTGCCGCTGCTCGGTGTCCTGCCCGGCACCGGTGGGCTGACCAGGGTCGTGGACAAGCGCCGGGTCCGCAAAGACCTCGCTGACGTCTTCGCGACCCGGCCCGACGGCGTGAAAGGCAAGACCGCGCTGCGATGGCGCCTGGTCGACGAACTCGCCCAGCCGCGCCGGTTCGAGGAGGCGACACGTGCCCGCGCGGCCGAACTGGCGGCCCGGTCCACCAGGCCACGCGACGCGCGGGGCGTCGAGCTGACCCCGTTGGACCGGGACATCACCGCCGACGGGATCCGCTACGAGCACGTCACCGCGGAGTACGACCAGGCCACGTCCGCCGTGACGATCACCGTGCGGGCGCCGCGGACGCCGGCGCCGGCCGCGCTGTCCGGGCTCGACGCGTCCTTCTGGCCGCTCGCGGTCACCCGCGAGCTGGACGACCTGATCCTGCGGCTGCGCACGAACCAACCCACGCTCGGCACCTGGATCCTCAGGACCAGCGGCGACGCCGAACTGCTGGACGGATACGAGAAGCTGCTGGCCGGCCACCGGCACCACTGGCTGGCCGACGAGATCCTGCGCTACCACAAACGGGTCCTCAAACGGCTCGACGTGACCAGCCGCAGCCTGATCGCGGTGATCGAACCGGACAGCTGCTGCGCCGGGATGCTCGCCGAACTGGCCTTCGCCGCCGACCGCCAGTACATGTTGGACGGTCCGCCGGTCGGCGACGAGGACAGCCCGGCCCGTGCCTCGATCACGTTGACCGACGCGAACTTCGGGCTGTTGCCGATGGGCAACGGCATCTCCCGGCTGGAGTCGCGGTTCTACGGCCACACCGACCACGTCGAGTGGCTGCGCAAGGAGACCGGGCGGCCGCTCAGCCCGGCGGAGGCGGACGAACTCGGCCTGGTCACCGACATCCCCGACGACATCGACTGGGCCGACGAGATCCGCATCGCCATCGAGGGCCGTGCCGCGCTGTCGCCGGACGCGTGCACCGGCCTCGAGGCCAACCTGCGGTTCGCCGGGCCGGAAACCACCGAGACCAGGATCTTCGGCAGGCTGTCGGCCTGGCAGAACTGGATCTTCAACCGGCCGAACGCGTCGGGGGACGAAGGCGCGCTGCGCCGTTACGGCACCGGTCAGAAGGCGATCTTCGACAGGAAACGGGTGTGA
- a CDS encoding sigma-70 family RNA polymerase sigma factor: MGGVRPRHRQVADEALVRTLFEEHGRAMLAYAQRLTGDRATAEDVVQEALIRAWKHPDALVNGKGSVRGWLLTVVRNLVLDGVRARNARPKEVAESPATVAVEKDHADRVVNSLVVLGALEQLPDAHRSVLVEIYVRGQSVSETAETLGIPPGTVKSRSYYGLRALRDLFTARGTGMEGVA, translated from the coding sequence ATGGGCGGGGTGAGACCTCGGCACCGTCAAGTCGCCGACGAAGCACTGGTCCGGACACTGTTCGAGGAGCACGGCCGGGCGATGCTCGCGTACGCGCAGCGGCTGACCGGCGACCGCGCCACGGCCGAGGACGTCGTGCAGGAGGCGCTGATCCGGGCGTGGAAACACCCGGACGCCCTGGTCAACGGCAAGGGCTCGGTCCGCGGCTGGCTGCTGACAGTGGTGCGCAACCTCGTGCTCGACGGGGTGCGGGCGCGCAACGCCCGGCCGAAGGAAGTCGCCGAGTCACCCGCCACGGTGGCGGTCGAGAAGGACCACGCCGACCGGGTCGTCAACTCGCTCGTCGTGCTCGGTGCCCTCGAACAGCTGCCGGACGCGCACCGGTCGGTGCTCGTCGAGATCTACGTCCGCGGGCAGAGCGTCAGCGAGACCGCGGAAACCCTCGGTATACCACCGGGAACGGTGAAGTCGCGGTCCTACTACGGCTTACGGGCGTTGCGTGACCTGTTCACCGCGCGGGGTACCGGGATGGAAGGAGTGGCCTGA
- a CDS encoding helix-turn-helix domain-containing protein — MTSQRIAGLGRIDRRCRCTGEKPRTVPRQPGALAVSGGLLIPTATSADQQDLEAEILLAVTSLTGARNGRAKHVVNRVHPMPDGLRLEIDSDAIDCFLGVSLPVLHDGKLRGIPGLRPRPSRDFVDLRVLGGTASVRVHGISRTRWREALCHKDTRGVPLWRDNRDEMDEREVSALRARGMRPLEVMSAVLRRFGLFEGADRVESKVSAKDVEIEWVGGPRADVVAAVLTESDCRIPGVILDGGSCLGLRRMVRLVATHGCDDAPAQPEWAWAELRNDGRGADPEFRDSDVMRTAWACSDITKLFLLLRKLGMTKKQIAARTGLATANVSEILRGRQVRSDRDLVAIASGLRLIEEQTSPDCPDDIRRCMA; from the coding sequence TTGACCAGCCAGCGGATCGCGGGTTTGGGCCGCATCGACCGGCGCTGCCGGTGCACCGGCGAGAAACCTCGCACGGTGCCCCGGCAGCCCGGTGCGCTCGCGGTGTCGGGCGGGCTGCTGATTCCCACAGCGACCAGCGCGGACCAGCAGGATCTCGAAGCCGAGATCCTGCTCGCGGTCACCAGCCTGACCGGTGCGCGCAACGGCAGGGCGAAACACGTCGTCAACCGGGTCCATCCGATGCCCGACGGCCTCCGGCTGGAGATCGACAGCGATGCGATCGACTGCTTCCTGGGCGTGTCGCTGCCGGTACTGCACGACGGGAAGCTCCGAGGCATACCGGGCCTGCGGCCCCGGCCGAGCCGCGACTTCGTCGACCTGCGTGTGCTGGGCGGCACCGCATCGGTCCGTGTACACGGGATTTCCAGGACGCGGTGGCGTGAGGCGTTGTGCCACAAGGACACCCGCGGTGTGCCGTTATGGCGGGACAATCGCGACGAGATGGATGAACGCGAGGTGTCCGCCCTTCGTGCGCGCGGCATGCGCCCGTTGGAGGTCATGAGCGCGGTGCTGCGCAGGTTCGGGTTGTTCGAAGGGGCGGACCGGGTCGAGTCGAAGGTGTCGGCCAAGGACGTCGAGATCGAATGGGTCGGCGGTCCCCGCGCGGATGTGGTCGCCGCGGTGCTGACCGAGTCGGACTGCCGGATACCCGGGGTGATCCTCGACGGCGGGTCGTGTCTCGGTCTGCGGCGGATGGTGAGGTTGGTCGCGACGCACGGCTGCGACGACGCTCCCGCGCAGCCGGAGTGGGCGTGGGCCGAGTTGCGAAACGACGGTCGTGGTGCGGATCCGGAGTTCCGGGACAGCGATGTCATGCGCACAGCGTGGGCGTGCAGCGACATCACGAAACTCTTCCTGCTGTTGCGCAAGCTCGGCATGACCAAGAAGCAGATCGCCGCGCGGACCGGACTCGCGACGGCGAACGTGAGCGAGATCCTGCGCGGCAGGCAGGTGCGGTCGGACCGCGATCTCGTCGCGATCGCCTCGGGGCTGCGGCTGATCGAGGAGCAGACCAGCCCAGACTGCCCGGATGACATCCGGCGCTGCATGGCCTGA
- a CDS encoding anti-sigma factor family protein — MSTSDQQHVDIDAFVAGQLPPDQAAEVRQHVDGCAECRQETDTLRQMQEFLGEVPQEALLEGYPEDADLVLQRTLHRMRKESSATQRRSRFLTTAAAAVAAAALVGGGVLLGQSTTTEPTALPTPPPATQPSGVKLASGTDGTTGAKMAVRITPAAGWVRVSATVSGIPAGEPCRLFIVSKDGTRESAGSWTVPPKEKPEGTTLDGSAFVAPPDVAGVLVESTTGKRYVSVTI; from the coding sequence ATGAGCACGTCCGACCAGCAGCACGTGGACATCGACGCCTTCGTCGCCGGCCAGCTGCCACCGGATCAGGCCGCCGAGGTGCGACAGCACGTCGACGGGTGCGCGGAGTGCCGGCAGGAGACGGACACATTGCGACAGATGCAGGAGTTTCTCGGCGAAGTGCCGCAGGAGGCACTGCTGGAGGGGTATCCGGAGGACGCGGACCTGGTCCTGCAACGGACTCTGCACCGGATGCGGAAGGAATCGTCGGCCACCCAGCGCCGCAGCCGTTTTCTCACCACCGCGGCCGCCGCAGTCGCGGCGGCGGCACTGGTCGGCGGCGGTGTCCTGCTCGGCCAGTCCACGACCACCGAACCGACCGCGCTGCCCACACCACCGCCCGCCACTCAGCCGTCCGGCGTGAAACTCGCCAGCGGCACCGACGGCACGACCGGCGCGAAGATGGCGGTCCGGATCACCCCGGCCGCGGGCTGGGTACGTGTCAGCGCCACGGTCAGCGGCATCCCGGCAGGGGAGCCGTGCAGGTTGTTCATCGTGAGCAAGGACGGCACACGGGAGTCCGCGGGCAGTTGGACCGTGCCACCGAAGGAGAAACCCGAAGGCACCACACTGGACGGTTCGGCGTTCGTGGCGCCGCCGGACGTCGCTGGTGTGCTGGTCGAGAGCACCACGGGGAAACGGTATGTCAGCGTGACGATCTGA
- a CDS encoding GNAT family N-acetyltransferase has translation MITIGPLEAADRAAWQKLFEGYNTFYERTVPQEVYDRAWAGFQSGERMHALTAKLDATMVGIVHFLVHASTTSADVCYLQDLFTSDEARGKGVGRQLIAAVRDWAVEQGCSRVYWHTKHDNHTARLLYDKVAENRGFIHYVIPLDR, from the coding sequence ATGATCACCATCGGGCCACTGGAAGCCGCGGACCGCGCGGCCTGGCAGAAGCTGTTCGAGGGCTACAACACCTTCTACGAACGCACGGTGCCGCAAGAGGTCTACGACCGCGCGTGGGCCGGGTTCCAGTCCGGTGAACGGATGCACGCGCTGACGGCCAAGCTCGACGCCACCATGGTCGGCATCGTGCACTTCCTCGTGCACGCCAGCACGACATCGGCGGACGTGTGCTACTTGCAGGACCTGTTCACCTCCGACGAGGCACGTGGCAAGGGCGTCGGCCGTCAGCTGATCGCGGCGGTCAGGGACTGGGCCGTTGAGCAGGGGTGCTCACGCGTCTACTGGCACACCAAGCACGACAACCACACCGCGCGCCTGCTCTACGACAAGGTCGCCGAGAACCGCGGCTTCATCCACTACGTGATCCCGCTCGACCGGTGA
- a CDS encoding MarR family winged helix-turn-helix transcriptional regulator yields the protein MDDQPLTAREEALWRALARLMVSLPRALDDDLLRNTGLSLTDYSVLMHLSEAQNRQLRMADLATATALSASRITRVVDNLQARGLTEKRRTDTDGRGYNAVLTPAGFERLRSAYPTHLASVRRRVVDLIDPDVTGPVGRQLAAVAERLYSECKRQA from the coding sequence ATGGACGATCAGCCGTTGACCGCGCGAGAGGAAGCCTTGTGGCGTGCGCTCGCGCGGTTGATGGTGTCGCTCCCCCGAGCGCTCGACGACGACCTGCTGCGCAACACCGGACTGTCGCTGACCGACTACTCCGTCCTCATGCACCTGTCGGAAGCGCAGAACCGGCAGCTGCGGATGGCCGACCTCGCCACCGCGACCGCCTTGTCGGCGAGCCGGATCACCCGGGTCGTCGACAACCTGCAAGCCAGGGGCCTGACGGAGAAACGCCGGACGGACACCGACGGCAGGGGGTACAACGCCGTCCTGACGCCCGCGGGGTTCGAGCGGCTGCGGTCCGCGTATCCCACCCACCTGGCCAGCGTGCGGCGGCGCGTGGTCGACCTGATCGATCCCGACGTGACCGGCCCGGTCGGCAGGCAACTCGCCGCCGTGGCCGAACGTCTGTACTCGGAATGCAAACGCCAGGCTTGA
- the boxB gene encoding benzoyl-CoA 2,3-epoxidase subunit BoxB has protein sequence MTTSINYEDKIPNNVDLSSDRGLQRALEGWQPKFMNWWGEMGPALETHGVYLRTAVSVGRDGWAHFDHVNVPDYRWGIFLAEPKPDRRIAFGEHKGQPVWQQVPGEYRADLQRLIVIQGDTEPASVEQQKLLGLTAPSLYDLRNLFQVNVEEGRHLWAMVYLLHAYFGREGREEAEALLVRNSGSPDSPRILGAFNEETADWLAFYMFTYFTDRDGKYQLGTLKESAFDPLSRTCEFMLKEEAHHMFVGTTGVDRVVARSAQLIREHDTLDIAKHGGIPLDIIQKYINFHYTVSLDLFGSETSTNAANYFTAGLKGRWMEERRKDDHQLTEHGIPLQRPNADGTWTNDELSALLALNLDLRGEYITDCQSGIKRWNKILAEAEIGFTFALPHVGFNRQVGMHSGFHITPDGSIVDAGSWREAAGKWLPTSEDLAFVRSLMHPVYEPGKIASWVAPPTNGINGKPFDYEYVYFH, from the coding sequence ATGACCACCTCGATCAACTACGAGGACAAGATCCCCAACAACGTCGACCTGTCGTCGGACCGCGGGCTGCAGCGCGCGCTGGAGGGCTGGCAGCCGAAGTTCATGAACTGGTGGGGCGAGATGGGCCCGGCGCTGGAGACGCACGGCGTCTACCTGCGCACGGCGGTGTCGGTCGGCCGTGACGGCTGGGCGCACTTCGACCACGTCAACGTCCCGGACTACCGGTGGGGCATCTTCCTGGCCGAGCCGAAACCGGACCGCCGGATCGCGTTCGGCGAGCACAAGGGACAGCCGGTGTGGCAGCAGGTCCCCGGCGAGTACCGGGCCGACCTGCAACGGCTGATCGTGATCCAGGGCGACACCGAGCCCGCGTCGGTGGAACAGCAGAAGCTGCTCGGCCTGACCGCGCCCAGCCTCTACGACCTGCGCAACCTCTTCCAGGTCAACGTGGAGGAGGGCAGGCACCTGTGGGCGATGGTCTACCTGCTGCACGCCTACTTCGGCAGGGAAGGCCGTGAGGAGGCCGAAGCGCTGCTCGTGCGCAACTCCGGCAGCCCGGACTCGCCGCGCATCCTCGGCGCGTTCAACGAGGAGACCGCGGACTGGCTGGCGTTCTACATGTTCACCTACTTCACCGACCGCGACGGCAAGTACCAGCTCGGCACGCTGAAGGAGAGCGCGTTCGACCCGTTGTCGCGCACCTGCGAGTTCATGCTCAAGGAGGAGGCGCACCACATGTTCGTCGGGACCACCGGCGTCGACCGCGTGGTGGCCCGCAGCGCCCAGCTCATCCGCGAGCACGACACGCTGGACATCGCCAAGCACGGCGGCATCCCGCTGGACATCATCCAGAAGTACATCAACTTCCACTACACGGTGTCACTGGACCTGTTCGGCAGCGAGACGTCCACCAACGCGGCCAACTACTTCACCGCGGGCCTCAAGGGCCGCTGGATGGAGGAGCGCCGCAAGGACGACCACCAGCTGACCGAGCACGGCATCCCGCTGCAACGCCCGAACGCCGACGGCACGTGGACCAACGACGAGCTGTCCGCGCTGCTGGCGTTGAACCTGGACCTGCGCGGCGAGTACATCACCGACTGCCAGAGCGGCATCAAACGGTGGAACAAGATCCTCGCCGAGGCCGAGATCGGGTTCACCTTCGCCCTGCCGCACGTCGGGTTCAACCGGCAGGTCGGCATGCACTCCGGGTTCCACATCACCCCCGACGGCTCGATCGTGGACGCGGGCAGCTGGCGCGAAGCTGCCGGGAAATGGCTGCCGACCAGCGAGGACCTCGCTTTTGTCCGGTCGCTGATGCACCCGGTGTACGAACCCGGCAAGATCGCCAGCTGGGTGGCGCCGCCGACCAACGGCATCAACGGCAAGCCCTTCGACTACGAGTACGTGTACTTCCACTAG
- a CDS encoding YceI family protein yields MTQSTLITGDYRIDAQRTTIGFTTRHMFGLGRVRGTFRLRDGHIHVADRIEESVARATVAADSVDTGNSMRDATVRQQYLDVVNHPDIVFSSSGVERVDDAWVLRGKLMVCGRTKPVDLRVTDVRDGLRATASCVIDRYEFGITKMKGMTGRRLAFTLDVVANLST; encoded by the coding sequence ATGACACAGAGCACCCTGATCACCGGTGACTACCGGATCGACGCCCAGCGGACCACGATCGGGTTCACCACCCGGCACATGTTCGGCCTCGGCCGCGTGCGCGGCACGTTCCGGCTGCGCGACGGGCACATCCACGTCGCCGACCGGATCGAGGAGTCGGTGGCGCGGGCGACGGTCGCGGCGGACAGCGTCGACACGGGCAACTCGATGCGGGACGCGACCGTGCGCCAGCAGTACCTCGATGTGGTGAACCACCCCGACATCGTGTTCTCGTCCAGCGGTGTCGAGCGCGTGGACGACGCCTGGGTGTTGCGCGGGAAGCTGATGGTGTGCGGCCGGACGAAACCGGTCGACCTGCGAGTCACGGATGTGCGGGATGGCCTGCGCGCCACCGCGTCGTGCGTGATCGACCGCTACGAGTTCGGCATCACGAAGATGAAGGGGATGACCGGCCGCCGGCTCGCGTTCACGCTCGACGTCGTGGCCAATCTGTCTACATAA
- a CDS encoding endonuclease/exonuclease/phosphatase family protein: MSGTGVRRRALGLIATLALSFAMLMGTADAVPAPMIGPAQGDALHVMSYNLRFASNAKPNSWARRRPVMAELLNRELPTLLGTQEGLYDQLRDIDRDLPSYYEWIGIGRDGGTKDEFTALFYDSRRLEALELHHFWLSDTPDVPGSMSWGNLVPRMVTWARFRDLRTGREFAGVNTHFDNHSEEAGIRSAYLVRTRIGEFAPGLPVLLIGDFNDPATRSRSYHVLVTEGGFADSWTAARQRLSPLYSTYHGYRGIRPGGSRIDWILTKGATTSFAAINTFAADAQIPSDHFPIQALVTLA, from the coding sequence GTGTCCGGGACAGGTGTGCGCCGAAGGGCGCTCGGGCTGATCGCGACCCTCGCGCTCAGCTTCGCGATGCTGATGGGCACGGCCGACGCCGTGCCCGCGCCGATGATCGGCCCGGCACAGGGTGACGCGTTGCACGTGATGTCCTACAACCTGCGGTTCGCGTCGAACGCGAAACCGAACTCGTGGGCCCGGCGCCGCCCGGTGATGGCCGAACTGCTCAACCGCGAGCTGCCGACACTGCTGGGAACCCAGGAGGGCCTCTACGACCAGTTGCGGGACATCGACCGCGACCTGCCGTCGTACTACGAGTGGATCGGCATCGGCCGCGACGGCGGCACCAAGGACGAGTTCACCGCGCTGTTCTACGACTCGCGGCGGCTCGAAGCGCTGGAGCTGCACCACTTCTGGCTGTCGGACACGCCGGACGTGCCCGGTTCGATGTCGTGGGGCAACCTCGTGCCCAGGATGGTGACGTGGGCGAGGTTCCGCGATCTGCGCACCGGCAGGGAGTTCGCGGGCGTCAACACCCACTTCGACAACCACTCCGAGGAAGCGGGCATCCGCAGCGCGTACCTGGTTCGCACCAGGATCGGCGAGTTCGCGCCAGGACTGCCGGTGCTGCTGATCGGCGACTTCAACGACCCGGCCACGCGCTCGCGCAGCTACCACGTGCTGGTGACCGAAGGCGGCTTCGCCGACTCGTGGACCGCGGCACGGCAGCGGCTGAGCCCGCTGTACTCCACCTACCACGGCTATCGGGGCATCCGGCCGGGCGGCAGCCGGATCGACTGGATCCTCACCAAGGGCGCGACCACGAGCTTCGCCGCGATCAACACGTTCGCCGCGGACGCCCAGATCCCGTCCGACCACTTCCCGATCCAGGCACTGGTCACCCTCGCCTGA
- a CDS encoding sensor histidine kinase: MPEACRGAAVAHIGRAAAPMSTLVAVLPSVRRPKVCDVEICGRHVAIVTGLAGLCVVATGYGEYASGSLLVLDVVIGVVAGALTPTLFRWPVPGALVLAALAAVSPTATPPSTIGTLHVARQQSFDVAAWLAAAGAGAHLVRFAWHPMPGLSFFWWLVLVVVCHLGLVGWGAWAQARRQVITSLRERIERAEAEQGRRILEARAAERTRIAREMHDVLAHRLSLIATYAGALEYRPDLAPEKVSDAAGVIRSGVHQALDELRDVITLLRDPAATDDPQRPVPALDDLPSLIEESRAVGTPVSVHGVVEAVPGNTSRTAYRVLQEALTNARKHAPGQPVKIDVNGTPGQDLTIEVTNALSTSPTAIPGTGTGLVGLTERVRLAGGRLDHHVTAREFRLRASLPWPA; encoded by the coding sequence ATGCCGGAAGCCTGTCGTGGTGCGGCCGTGGCGCACATCGGCCGTGCGGCGGCGCCGATGTCGACTTTGGTCGCTGTGCTCCCCTCGGTACGGCGTCCTAAGGTCTGCGACGTGGAGATCTGCGGGCGGCACGTCGCCATCGTCACCGGTCTGGCCGGGCTGTGCGTCGTGGCGACCGGGTACGGCGAGTACGCCTCCGGCTCGCTGCTCGTGCTCGACGTGGTGATCGGAGTCGTCGCAGGCGCCTTGACGCCGACGCTGTTCCGGTGGCCGGTGCCGGGGGCGCTCGTACTCGCCGCGCTGGCGGCCGTGTCGCCGACCGCGACGCCGCCGTCCACGATCGGCACGTTGCACGTGGCGCGACAGCAGTCGTTCGACGTCGCCGCGTGGCTCGCCGCCGCCGGTGCCGGCGCGCACCTGGTGAGGTTCGCCTGGCATCCCATGCCGGGGCTGTCGTTCTTCTGGTGGCTGGTGCTGGTCGTGGTCTGCCACCTCGGACTGGTCGGCTGGGGCGCGTGGGCCCAGGCACGCCGCCAGGTGATCACCTCGCTGCGGGAGCGGATCGAGCGCGCCGAAGCCGAGCAGGGCAGGCGGATCCTCGAAGCGCGGGCGGCCGAACGGACCCGGATCGCCAGGGAGATGCACGACGTCCTCGCCCACCGGCTGTCCCTGATCGCCACGTACGCCGGCGCCCTGGAGTACCGGCCCGACCTCGCCCCGGAGAAGGTCTCCGACGCGGCGGGCGTCATCCGGTCAGGTGTCCACCAGGCACTCGACGAGCTGCGGGACGTCATCACCCTGCTGCGCGACCCCGCGGCGACCGACGACCCGCAACGGCCCGTGCCCGCGCTGGACGACCTGCCGTCCCTGATCGAGGAATCCCGCGCGGTCGGCACACCCGTCTCGGTGCACGGGGTCGTCGAAGCCGTCCCGGGCAATACCAGTCGCACGGCCTACCGCGTGCTGCAGGAAGCTCTGACCAACGCGCGCAAACACGCGCCGGGACAACCCGTGAAGATCGACGTCAACGGCACACCTGGACAGGACTTGACCATCGAAGTGACCAACGCGCTCAGCACGAGCCCGACGGCGATCCCCGGCACCGGCACCGGGCTCGTCGGGCTGACCGAACGCGTCCGGCTGGCCGGCGGGCGACTCGACCACCACGTGACGGCACGGGAATTCCGGCTGCGCGCGTCCCTGCCGTGGCCGGCATGA